The following coding sequences are from one Panicum hallii strain FIL2 chromosome 5, PHallii_v3.1, whole genome shotgun sequence window:
- the LOC112892661 gene encoding adenylate isopentenyltransferase 5, chloroplastic-like, whose amino-acid sequence MPCGGKGKVVLVMGATATGKSKLAVDLALRFGGEVVNSDKIQVHDGLGVVTNKVTAAESRGVPHHLIGGVSPDAEYTAADFCRDATRAVKSVHARGRVPVIAGGSNRYLEALLDGEPAFRRRYECCFLWVDADLPVLDRYIRDRVDGMLEQGLVDEVRGFFKPDADYSRGIRRAIGVPEMDTYFRLEAMGKLDGDDELRARLLSDAADEIKANTCRLARRQLRKIRRLHGTPGWSIRRLDATEVLMLKTREATDPDTERAAWEEDVAGPAARAVATFLHYRKQKLCRAPEPLPRVKKRALGKACLCLEHHSVKQKTRQTALCRVPGTRHRKALGNDNFAESWALGIPRHSAKHSYVVQAVIFAESPTRDARRRYNFAESGP is encoded by the coding sequence ATGCCGTGCGGCGGCAAGGGAAAGGTGGTGCTGGTGATGGGCGCCACGGCCACCGGCAAGTCCAAGCTGGCAGTTGACCTTGCGCTGCGCTTCGGCGGGGAGGTCGTCAACTCCGACAAGATCCAGGTCCACGACGGCCTCGGCGTTGTCACCAACAAGGTGACGGCGGCGGAGTCCCGGGGCGTGCCGCACCACCTCATCGGCGGGGTGAGCCCCGACGCAGAGTACACGGCCGCTGACTTCTGCCGCGACGCCACGCGCGCCGTGAAGTCCGTCCACGCCAGGGGCCGCGTCCCCGTCATCGCCGGCGGCTCCAACAGGTACCTCGAGGCGCTGCTGGACGGGGAGCCGGCGTTCCGCCGGCGCTACGAGTGCTGCTTTCTCTGGGTGGACGCCGACCTGCCGGTGCTGGACCGCTACATCCGGGACCGCGTGGACGGCATGCTGGAGCAGGGGCTCGTCGACGAAGTACGGGGATTCTTCAAGCCGGATGCCGACTACTCCCGGGGAATCCGGAGGGCCATCGGCGTGCCGGAGATGGACACATACTTCCGTCTGGAGGCCATGGGGAAGCTGGACGGTGACGATGAGCTGCGTGCGCGACTGCTATCTGATGCCGCCGACGAGATCAAGGCCAACACGTGCAGGCTGGCGCGCCGGCAGCTGCGGAAGATTCGCCGGCTCCACGGTACCCCGGGGTGGAGCATCCGCCGCCTGGACGCCACTGAGGTGCTCATGTTGAAGACCAGGGAAGCCACAGACCCCGATACCGAGCGCGCGGCGTGGGAGGAGGATGTCGCGGGGCCTGCCGCGAGGGCAGTGGCCACCTTCCTGCACTACCGGAAACAGAAGCTTTGCCGAGCGCCGGAACCTTTGCCGAGGGTCAAAAAACGGGCACTTGGCAAAGCTTGTCTTTGCCTAGAGCACCACTCGGTGAAACAAAAAACTCGGCAAacagctctttgccgagtgccgggcACTCGGCATAGAAAAGCACTCGGTAACGACAACTTTGCCGAGAGTTGGGCACTCGGCATaccaaggcactcggcaaaacacaGCTACGTTGTACAGGCCGttatctttgccgagagccctaCGCGCGACGCTCGGCGAAGATACAATTTTGCCGAGAGCGGCCCgtag